A genomic segment from Candidatus Leptovillus gracilis encodes:
- a CDS encoding HigA family addiction module antidote protein, with protein MQMYNPPHPGEVIKELCLEPLGLTVTRAAEALGVSRKTLSAILNGRAGISPEMAIRLSLAFDTSAESWLNQQMQYDLWLARQNQTVLKVERLLAA; from the coding sequence ATGCAAATGTATAATCCACCCCATCCCGGAGAAGTGATCAAAGAACTGTGTTTAGAGCCGTTGGGGCTAACGGTAACAAGAGCGGCAGAGGCGCTTGGCGTCAGTCGCAAGACATTATCGGCAATTCTGAATGGACGCGCCGGTATCAGCCCGGAGATGGCAATTCGGCTTTCTCTGGCTTTTGATACTTCGGCTGAAAGCTGGCTCAACCAGCAAATGCAGTATGATCTGTGGCTTGCCAGGCAGAATCAAACAGTGCTTAAAGTAGAAAGACTCTTAGCCGCCTAA